One window from the genome of Cricetulus griseus strain 17A/GY chromosome 2, alternate assembly CriGri-PICRH-1.0, whole genome shotgun sequence encodes:
- the LOC100764072 gene encoding LOW QUALITY PROTEIN: eukaryotic translation initiation factor 1-like (The sequence of the model RefSeq protein was modified relative to this genomic sequence to represent the inferred CDS: deleted 2 bases in 1 codon; substituted 1 base at 1 genomic stop codon) — MSAIQNLHSFDPFADKXASKGDDLLPAGTEDYIHIRIQQRNGRKTLTSVQGIADDYDKKKLAKAFKKKFACNGTVIEHPKYGEVIQLQGDQRKNIWQFLIEIGLAKDDQLKVHGF; from the exons ATGTCCGCTATCCAGAACCTCCACTCTTTCGACCCCTTTGCTGAT AAGTAAGCAAGTAAGGGTGATGACCTGCTTCCTGCTGGCACTGAGGATTATATTCATATAAGAATTCAACAGAGAAATGGCAGGAAGACCCTCACCTCTGTCCAAGGGATCGCTGATGATTACGATAAAAAGAAACTAGCGAAGGCATTTAAGAAGAAATTTGCCTGCAATGGAACTGTAATTGAGCATCCAAAATATGGAGAAGTAATTCAGCTACAGGGTGACCAGCGCAAGAACATATGGCAGTTCCTGATAGAGATTGGACTGGCTAAGGACGACCAGCTGAAGGTTCATGGGTTTTAA